The following coding sequences are from one Candidatus Nanopelagicus hibericus window:
- a CDS encoding Ppx/GppA phosphatase family protein: MRLGVLDVGSNTVHLQIVDTAPGARPNPTFNYKEELRLTQYISTENLVSDDGVEKLRSCIKRAIEQSSAVQTQELLPFATSALREARNGDEIIKSINKDFNIDLQVLSGEEEAKLTFLAARRWFGWSSGRLLVIDIGGGSLEMAVGVDESPEVAISLPLGAARLTKEFLKGDPYTDKSIRALRDHIENKLEQILPSLVKHQESDRAIATSKTLRTLARLAGDWFDGGGKNLTVEAIRKISPKLADMDESSRAKLPGVSENRASQIVAGAFVAESVMRNLDIKELEICPWALREGVILKWLDWMEA, from the coding sequence ATGCGTCTTGGCGTCTTAGATGTTGGCTCAAATACTGTGCACTTGCAAATTGTTGATACCGCCCCTGGGGCTAGACCAAATCCAACTTTTAATTACAAAGAGGAGCTTCGGCTAACTCAATATATATCTACTGAAAATCTTGTTTCAGATGATGGGGTAGAAAAACTTCGAAGTTGTATCAAGCGAGCGATAGAACAATCCTCTGCAGTACAGACGCAAGAGTTATTGCCTTTTGCAACCTCAGCATTACGTGAGGCTAGAAATGGTGATGAGATAATCAAATCAATAAATAAGGATTTTAATATTGATCTACAGGTTTTATCTGGCGAGGAGGAGGCGAAGTTAACATTTTTAGCTGCAAGACGTTGGTTTGGTTGGTCCAGTGGGCGGCTATTGGTAATTGATATTGGCGGTGGCTCACTTGAAATGGCGGTCGGTGTGGATGAATCTCCAGAGGTTGCTATCTCACTTCCACTTGGTGCAGCAAGGTTAACTAAGGAGTTTTTAAAAGGTGATCCTTACACTGATAAAAGTATTAGGGCGCTTCGAGATCATATTGAAAATAAACTTGAGCAAATCCTGCCATCATTAGTCAAGCACCAAGAGAGCGACCGAGCAATTGCAACTAGCAAAACCTTACGCACTTTAGCTAGATTGGCAGGAGATTGGTTTGATGGCGGTGGGAAGAATTTAACTGTTGAGGCAATTAGAAAAATCTCACCGAAATTGGCAGATATGGATGAGAGCTCTAGAGCTAAATTACCTGGGGTTTCTGAGAACCGAGCATCTCAAATAGTTGCCGGCGCCTTTGTTGCCGAGAGTGTGATGCGAAATTTAGATATCAAGGAGTTAGAGATTTGCCCGTGGGCACTTCGTGAGGGAGTGATCCTTAAATGGCTTGATTGGATGGAAGCTTAA
- a CDS encoding NUDIX hydrolase, with protein sequence MSKIILAAGALVWRKSKEKKIEIAVIHRPKYNDWTIPKGKVELSESSIACAYREVIEETSIETEFGMYLGEVKYQSLDGPKQVSFWSAQVVKENTFTPNSEVDAIKWVEAAKAAKFLSLESDKEILSKFNKLKYESKPLVLLRHAKALSRDEWQGDDDDRPLDSLGQMQAKRLLSIYQAFNLEQIHTSDAIRCYDTVEPMAKALGLRLEVSNNLSESAFKKDKEDAFDYARDLIKSDKRALLCSHNPILPKVLNKLTKKSDVESDEEKLYPADAWVIHRIGKEIIQIDRIDAPTT encoded by the coding sequence GTGAGCAAAATTATTTTGGCAGCTGGCGCGCTGGTTTGGCGTAAAAGCAAAGAGAAGAAAATTGAAATAGCAGTAATCCACCGACCAAAATATAATGACTGGACCATTCCTAAGGGAAAAGTAGAGCTCAGCGAGTCTTCAATAGCTTGTGCCTATCGTGAAGTGATAGAAGAGACAAGTATTGAAACTGAATTTGGTATGTATTTAGGTGAAGTCAAATATCAATCACTTGATGGCCCAAAGCAGGTTTCATTTTGGTCAGCGCAGGTAGTAAAAGAAAATACCTTTACTCCCAACTCAGAAGTTGATGCAATTAAATGGGTAGAGGCTGCAAAAGCTGCTAAATTTTTAAGCTTAGAATCTGATAAAGAAATACTAAGCAAATTTAATAAATTGAAATATGAAAGTAAGCCATTAGTACTTTTAAGACACGCAAAAGCGCTCAGCCGCGATGAGTGGCAGGGCGATGATGATGATCGACCACTTGATTCACTGGGCCAAATGCAGGCAAAAAGATTGTTGTCGATCTACCAAGCGTTTAATCTTGAGCAGATCCACACCTCAGATGCAATTCGTTGCTATGACACTGTCGAGCCAATGGCTAAAGCGTTGGGTTTAAGACTTGAGGTCAGCAATAATTTGAGTGAGAGCGCATTTAAAAAGGATAAGGAGGATGCCTTTGATTACGCCAGAGATTTAATTAAGAGTGACAAACGCGCACTGTTATGTAGCCATAACCCAATTCTGCCTAAGGTATTAAATAAATTAACTAAGAAATCTGATGTTGAATCAGATGAAGAAAAATTGTATCCAGCAGATGCCTGGGTCATTCACAGAATTGGTAAAGAGATAATTCAAATAGATCGAATTGATGCACCTACAACTTAA
- a CDS encoding RNA degradosome polyphosphate kinase, with translation MSQHLISTNPRQRLIDRELSWLAFNERVLELAEDKTTPLLERCRFLSIFSSNLDDFFMIRVATLKRKLESGVTKANSAGYSPIELMSEISKKTQSLIQRQSECFQNDIRVKLAEAGISFIKWKEQDDEEKNYINKIFTDRIFPVLTPLAVDPAHPFPYISGLSLNLAVLVRKPDTHEELFARVKVPSSLPRFIQTKEFASTRFITIEQVIIANLDKLFPGMEIEDYYTFRLTRNADLELEEEESENLLVSMEAELLRRKFGPPVRLEVPIDIKPGLLERLKVELSIREEDISRYKEPLDLTGLNIIADLDRPELKFAPFRNQITKEFREIDQDSNEEFFAAIRRHEILLHHPYDSFNSSVLRFLEAAATDPDVLAIKQTLYRTSGDSPIVNALIEAAEAGKQVLAVIEIRARFDEQANVRWARKLEDVGVHVVYGLVGFKTHAKLSLVVRQEGSVVRRYCHVGTGNYHPKTARMYEDLGILSAEDQLGEDLNILFNQLSGFAPQSTYNRLLVAPRTIRPGLLEKINREIENKKAGKHAFIRLKLNSLLDEEFVEALYLASMAGVEIDLVVRGICAILPGIPGVSENIRVRSVLGRFLEHSRIFHFANGGDDEIYIGSADLMDRNLNRRVESLVRVARDEHKKELIKIFDLYLSSNTAAWHLLPDGKWLRVNQDPTGSPLAELQSVMIDSYRVHS, from the coding sequence ATGAGTCAACATCTGATTTCAACTAATCCACGTCAGCGATTAATTGATAGAGAGTTAAGTTGGCTTGCTTTCAATGAGCGGGTTTTAGAGTTGGCTGAAGATAAAACTACTCCACTGCTCGAGCGGTGCCGTTTTCTTTCCATATTTTCCTCAAACCTCGATGATTTTTTTATGATCAGGGTCGCTACTTTGAAGAGGAAGCTAGAAAGTGGTGTAACAAAAGCAAACAGTGCAGGGTATTCCCCAATTGAGTTAATGAGTGAGATCTCTAAAAAAACTCAATCACTAATTCAACGACAATCGGAGTGTTTTCAAAATGATATACGTGTCAAATTGGCAGAGGCTGGGATAAGTTTTATTAAATGGAAAGAGCAAGATGATGAGGAAAAAAACTACATAAACAAAATCTTTACTGACCGGATCTTTCCAGTGCTAACGCCGTTAGCAGTAGATCCAGCTCATCCATTTCCCTATATTTCTGGGCTCTCATTAAATCTAGCGGTGTTGGTAAGAAAGCCAGATACTCATGAAGAGTTATTTGCTAGGGTCAAAGTTCCTTCATCACTTCCAAGATTTATTCAAACCAAAGAGTTTGCCAGCACCAGGTTTATTACAATCGAGCAGGTAATTATCGCCAATCTAGATAAATTATTTCCAGGGATGGAGATTGAGGATTACTACACCTTCCGGCTCACTCGAAATGCTGATCTGGAGCTGGAGGAGGAGGAGTCAGAAAATCTCCTGGTTTCAATGGAGGCGGAGTTGCTTCGTCGCAAATTTGGCCCGCCAGTAAGACTTGAAGTTCCAATTGATATTAAGCCAGGACTTTTAGAGCGATTGAAAGTTGAGTTATCAATTAGGGAGGAGGATATCTCTAGATATAAGGAGCCATTAGATCTAACCGGATTAAATATTATTGCTGATCTTGATCGTCCAGAATTGAAGTTTGCTCCTTTTAGAAACCAAATCACGAAAGAGTTTCGCGAAATTGATCAAGACTCCAATGAGGAGTTTTTTGCAGCTATTAGGCGGCATGAAATATTGCTGCATCATCCCTACGACTCTTTTAACTCCTCAGTTTTAAGGTTTTTAGAGGCAGCAGCAACTGATCCAGATGTGCTGGCTATAAAACAAACACTCTATAGAACCTCTGGTGATTCACCGATTGTTAATGCCTTAATTGAGGCGGCAGAGGCTGGTAAACAAGTTCTAGCGGTAATTGAAATTAGGGCAAGGTTTGATGAACAGGCAAATGTTAGATGGGCCAGGAAGCTAGAAGATGTGGGTGTCCATGTGGTTTATGGCTTAGTTGGGTTTAAGACTCATGCGAAATTATCATTGGTGGTGCGCCAAGAGGGCAGTGTTGTGCGCAGGTACTGCCATGTTGGCACTGGAAATTACCATCCTAAAACTGCTCGCATGTATGAAGATTTGGGAATATTAAGTGCTGAAGATCAATTAGGTGAAGATTTAAATATATTATTTAATCAACTCTCTGGCTTTGCCCCACAATCCACTTACAACCGCTTACTAGTTGCTCCTCGAACAATTCGCCCTGGGTTATTGGAAAAGATAAATCGCGAAATTGAAAACAAAAAAGCGGGCAAGCATGCTTTCATTAGGCTAAAACTAAATTCACTCCTAGATGAAGAGTTTGTTGAGGCGCTGTATTTGGCTTCAATGGCAGGAGTTGAGATAGATCTTGTGGTGCGAGGAATTTGTGCAATTTTGCCTGGAATTCCAGGTGTTTCAGAAAACATCAGGGTCAGATCTGTTCTGGGCCGATTCCTGGAGCACTCAAGAATCTTTCACTTTGCCAATGGTGGGGATGATGAAATCTATATCGGCAGCGCTGATCTAATGGATCGAAATCTAAACCGAAGGGTTGAATCTTTAGTGCGAGTGGCACGAGATGAGCACAAAAAGGAATTAATTAAAATTTTTGATCTTTATCTTTCATCAAATACTGCCGCCTGGCATCTGCTGCCAGATGGTAAATGGCTGCGAGTTAACCAAGATCCAACCGGAAGTCCACTAGCTGAGTTGCAGTCGGTAATGATTGATTCATACCGAGTTCATTCGTGA
- a CDS encoding SGNH/GDSL hydrolase family protein encodes MVYTRFIALGDSMTEGMKDEEIKGQYRGWADRVADGLAKDNPEFTYMNLAVRGKLLKQVAEDQVPRAVAYIEGKQTLVSFHAGANDVLRPNYKPEISLPEYEKAVKQLTDAGATVIIWTVIDKVEGKGRSAALWHMRFSNFNENVRAAAAKYPVILFEGRQAEFLNTRKFLAFDRLHMNTEGHYRLANLVLERLGYEFDSNWKIPPVPDKPKNRLVRVISNISWILVFVLPWIWRRVRGTSSGDGRSAKHQVPVKWNKR; translated from the coding sequence TTGGTTTACACAAGATTTATAGCACTCGGTGATTCCATGACTGAAGGTATGAAGGATGAAGAAATTAAAGGTCAATACCGCGGTTGGGCAGATCGGGTGGCAGATGGGTTAGCAAAAGATAACCCAGAGTTCACCTATATGAATTTGGCAGTCAGAGGCAAATTACTCAAGCAGGTAGCAGAAGATCAAGTCCCTAGAGCGGTGGCATATATTGAAGGAAAACAAACATTGGTCTCATTTCATGCTGGTGCCAATGATGTGCTCCGCCCAAACTATAAGCCGGAAATTTCTTTGCCTGAATATGAAAAAGCAGTGAAGCAATTAACTGATGCTGGAGCTACGGTAATTATCTGGACAGTAATCGATAAGGTTGAAGGCAAAGGTAGAAGCGCCGCCCTATGGCATATGAGATTTAGTAATTTTAATGAAAATGTCAGAGCTGCTGCAGCTAAGTATCCAGTAATACTGTTTGAAGGAAGGCAGGCTGAGTTTTTAAATACCAGAAAATTCTTAGCATTTGATCGATTACATATGAACACCGAAGGGCACTATCGATTGGCAAATTTAGTACTAGAAAGATTAGGTTATGAGTTTGATTCAAATTGGAAAATTCCGCCGGTGCCAGACAAACCTAAAAATAGATTAGTAAGAGTTATTTCTAATATAAGCTGGATTTTAGTTTTTGTACTTCCTTGGATTTGGCGCAGAGTACGTGGTACATCCTCCGGAGATGGCAGAAGTGCCAAGCATCAAGTGCCAGTGAAATGGAATAAGCGCTGA
- the rlmB gene encoding 23S rRNA (guanosine(2251)-2'-O)-methyltransferase RlmB — MKPGRSRKDRPKGAKSFARGGKSGSNKRVERSAVARPEKRDNHRDERSDARKGFRKPVKVNDREIKREDRRGDRPEKRFDRRGSTQDAVAGKNSVVEALRAKIPAKELVIAIKVEMDEKISEAIRLAKNADLPIKEIPRRALDDLTGFSNHQGIALVIKPFNYTEFSKLIASAKKPMMLIGLDSITDPHNLGAVVRSAAAFGADGVVIPERRNAAMTGSAWKASAGAAARMPISQVTNLVRSIEDAKKAGCFVVGLDAQGDVELAKMNLASESIYIIVGSEGKGLSRLVREKCDLVVSIPMQSSVESLNASVATAIVMYQVSAERGK, encoded by the coding sequence ATGAAACCAGGTAGATCACGTAAGGATCGACCAAAGGGTGCCAAATCTTTTGCCCGTGGAGGTAAGAGTGGCAGTAATAAAAGAGTTGAGCGAAGTGCGGTTGCACGTCCTGAAAAACGAGATAATCACCGAGATGAAAGGAGTGATGCTCGTAAAGGATTTCGCAAACCAGTAAAGGTGAATGATAGAGAGATAAAACGAGAGGATCGCAGAGGTGATCGTCCTGAAAAAAGATTTGATAGAAGGGGCTCTACCCAAGATGCGGTAGCTGGTAAGAACTCAGTTGTAGAGGCGCTACGAGCAAAGATTCCCGCCAAAGAGTTAGTGATTGCAATAAAAGTTGAGATGGATGAGAAAATTTCAGAAGCGATCAGATTAGCTAAAAATGCTGACCTGCCGATAAAAGAGATTCCCCGCCGAGCACTTGATGATTTAACTGGTTTTTCAAACCATCAAGGTATTGCCTTAGTAATTAAACCTTTCAACTACACAGAGTTTTCAAAGCTAATAGCAAGTGCTAAAAAACCAATGATGTTAATTGGACTCGATTCAATTACCGATCCTCACAATTTAGGCGCAGTAGTTAGATCTGCTGCAGCCTTTGGCGCAGATGGAGTAGTAATCCCAGAGCGGAGAAATGCTGCTATGACAGGTTCTGCTTGGAAGGCTTCAGCAGGAGCGGCAGCTCGAATGCCAATTAGTCAAGTAACCAACCTAGTTAGATCAATTGAAGATGCTAAAAAAGCTGGCTGTTTTGTAGTTGGCTTAGATGCGCAAGGTGATGTCGAATTAGCAAAAATGAATTTAGCTAGTGAATCTATTTATATTATTGTTGGCAGTGAGGGCAAGGGATTATCTAGATTAGTGAGAGAAAAGTGTGATCTTGTAGTTTCAATTCCCATGCAATCCTCAGTTGAATCTTTAAATGCCAGTGTGGCAACAGCAATAGTTATGTATCAGGTATCGGCAGAACGAGGTAAGTAA
- the cysS gene encoding cysteine--tRNA ligase, with translation MSSLSLYDTKSRKLSVFKPIKKGEVGIYLCGATVQAPPHVGHIRSGVNFDILRRWLIASGYKVTFIRNVTDIDDKIIHNAGHEEITWWQVAAKYERAFTDAYNNLNVLPPTAEPRATGHITQMIELISKLIDNGSAYAPGNGDVYLEVRKVKNYLDLSNQKLDDLLVADDADLKFKKDPKDFALWKAAKKGEPSWPTPWGDGRPGWHIECSAMAHAYLGESFDIHGGGLDLIFPHHENEIAQSNAAGFSFANTWMHNAWVTTSGEKMSKSLGNSLQVAEVVKKVRGIELRWYLGSAHYRSMLEFSFEALAESATAFKRIEAFLSRAESLLGKEPEILIADEFASAMNDDLAVPQALAFIAESMRIGNSAADDKKVIAKTASEIRGALSILGCDPKDAAFKSNTSNSAAIDGLIKLALEQREAARLRKDFAAADQIRDQIASLGITVEDTANGPRWSY, from the coding sequence ATGAGTTCATTAAGTCTTTATGACACCAAGAGCCGAAAACTTTCTGTATTTAAACCAATAAAAAAGGGTGAGGTTGGAATTTATCTGTGCGGCGCCACCGTGCAAGCACCTCCCCATGTTGGTCATATTAGAAGTGGCGTGAATTTTGATATTTTACGTCGCTGGTTAATCGCCTCTGGCTATAAGGTAACGTTTATTAGAAATGTGACAGATATCGATGACAAGATTATTCATAATGCTGGCCATGAAGAGATCACCTGGTGGCAGGTAGCAGCAAAATATGAAAGAGCTTTTACCGATGCTTACAACAATCTAAATGTTCTACCACCTACAGCTGAACCCAGAGCCACTGGGCATATCACCCAAATGATTGAGCTAATAAGTAAGTTAATTGACAACGGATCTGCTTACGCCCCAGGAAATGGTGATGTTTATCTTGAGGTGAGAAAGGTAAAAAACTATTTAGATCTGTCCAACCAAAAACTAGATGATCTATTGGTAGCAGATGATGCAGATCTTAAGTTTAAAAAAGATCCAAAAGATTTCGCACTCTGGAAAGCTGCTAAAAAAGGTGAACCATCATGGCCAACTCCATGGGGTGATGGCAGGCCTGGTTGGCATATTGAGTGCTCAGCGATGGCACATGCCTATCTTGGTGAATCATTTGATATTCATGGCGGCGGTCTTGATTTAATTTTTCCGCATCATGAAAATGAGATAGCCCAATCAAATGCTGCTGGCTTTAGTTTTGCAAACACTTGGATGCATAATGCTTGGGTTACAACTAGTGGTGAGAAGATGAGTAAATCACTTGGTAATTCACTTCAGGTTGCTGAGGTTGTAAAAAAAGTTCGGGGAATTGAACTGCGTTGGTATTTAGGAAGCGCCCATTACCGCAGCATGCTGGAGTTTTCATTTGAAGCACTAGCAGAGTCTGCGACTGCATTTAAGCGGATTGAGGCTTTTTTAAGTAGAGCAGAGAGTCTCTTAGGAAAAGAACCTGAAATATTAATTGCAGATGAGTTTGCTAGCGCAATGAATGATGATTTAGCGGTCCCACAGGCACTTGCGTTTATTGCTGAAAGTATGCGAATTGGAAATAGCGCAGCTGATGATAAGAAGGTAATTGCCAAAACAGCTAGTGAAATTCGAGGTGCTTTATCAATACTTGGTTGTGATCCAAAGGATGCTGCATTCAAATCTAATACTTCAAATAGTGCAGCAATTGATGGGCTTATCAAATTAGCACTCGAGCAACGAGAGGCTGCCAGATTGCGAAAAGATTTTGCCGCTGCAGATCAAATACGTGATCAGATCGCCTCACTTGGCATTACAGTAGAAGACACAGCCAATGGCCCAAGGTGGAGTTATTAA
- the ispD gene encoding 2-C-methyl-D-erythritol 4-phosphate cytidylyltransferase, giving the protein MINKTAAIIAAAGAGNRLGAELPKALVKLVDKTLVEHAVTNLAPIAQLIIVTAPAGFVEEYKKLLGDAVEVIEGGVLRSESIRIALSKIPNQYEYVLVHDAARALASTTLAATVIAQLINGEQAVIPALDVIDTIKEVDSKGYVRNTPDRSTLRSVQTPQGFTRSVLERAHAASSDATDDAALVEAIGVAVKVIAGEERALKITTKSDLATATQILLPTSTKQIRVGIGIDAHAFGSDKSKKLLLAGLIWDEVALEGHSDGDVAAHAICDALLSAANLGDLGENFGVADEKYAGASGSKLLSETLTKIKAAGFEIENVAVQIVGNKPKISVRRAEAIAALSKALAGARVSVSATSTDGLGFTGEGKGLSAIATALIVSA; this is encoded by the coding sequence ATGATTAATAAAACTGCGGCAATAATTGCAGCAGCTGGTGCTGGAAACCGTCTAGGGGCGGAGTTGCCCAAAGCCCTAGTTAAATTAGTTGATAAAACTCTAGTCGAGCACGCTGTTACAAACTTAGCGCCCATTGCTCAATTAATTATTGTTACTGCACCTGCTGGTTTTGTTGAAGAGTACAAGAAATTACTTGGGGACGCAGTTGAGGTTATTGAGGGTGGCGTATTAAGAAGTGAGAGTATTCGAATCGCACTGTCTAAGATTCCAAATCAATATGAGTATGTACTGGTCCATGATGCAGCAAGGGCGCTTGCCTCAACTACCCTTGCTGCCACAGTAATTGCGCAATTAATCAATGGTGAACAAGCAGTAATTCCCGCACTTGATGTAATTGACACTATCAAAGAGGTAGATAGCAAAGGTTATGTTCGAAACACACCAGATAGATCAACACTTCGATCAGTTCAAACCCCGCAAGGATTTACTAGATCAGTTTTGGAAAGAGCTCACGCAGCCTCTAGCGATGCAACAGATGATGCTGCATTGGTTGAGGCAATTGGTGTTGCTGTAAAGGTAATTGCTGGAGAAGAGCGAGCACTTAAGATCACCACAAAATCAGATTTAGCAACTGCAACTCAAATACTTCTTCCGACCTCAACTAAGCAAATTAGGGTAGGAATTGGTATTGATGCTCATGCATTTGGAAGTGATAAATCTAAGAAGTTATTACTTGCTGGATTAATCTGGGATGAGGTAGCACTAGAAGGTCATTCAGATGGTGATGTGGCAGCTCATGCCATATGTGATGCACTCCTATCAGCTGCAAATCTTGGTGATTTGGGAGAAAATTTCGGTGTGGCAGATGAAAAGTATGCTGGAGCATCTGGCAGCAAATTATTGAGTGAAACTTTGACAAAGATCAAAGCTGCTGGCTTTGAGATTGAAAATGTTGCAGTTCAGATAGTTGGTAATAAGCCCAAGATCTCTGTCAGGCGGGCTGAAGCAATTGCTGCGCTTTCTAAAGCCTTAGCTGGCGCGCGGGTTTCAGTATCTGCCACCTCAACTGATGGACTTGGCTTTACCGGAGAAGGCAAAGGCTTATCTGCAATTGCAACTGCATTAATAGTTAGTGCATAA
- a CDS encoding CarD family transcriptional regulator has translation MTFKVGETVVYPHHGAAQIQAIEKRTIKGEEKIYLVLKVAQGDLTVRVPAENIDLVGVRDVVDSAGLDRVFNVLRQPYTEEPTNWSRRYKANVEKLASGDVIKVAEVVRDLYRRDLDRGLSAGEKRMLAKAKQILVSELALAERTDEEKAATLLDEVLAS, from the coding sequence ATGACATTTAAAGTTGGCGAAACAGTTGTCTATCCACATCACGGAGCAGCACAGATTCAAGCAATCGAAAAGCGCACAATCAAAGGTGAAGAGAAGATCTACCTGGTTTTAAAGGTAGCCCAAGGTGATTTAACAGTTCGGGTCCCAGCAGAGAATATTGATTTAGTTGGCGTCAGGGATGTTGTTGATAGCGCAGGATTAGATCGCGTATTTAATGTATTACGCCAGCCATATACCGAAGAGCCAACCAACTGGTCTCGCAGATATAAAGCAAATGTAGAAAAACTTGCCTCTGGTGATGTTATTAAGGTTGCCGAAGTAGTTCGCGACTTATATCGTCGTGATCTAGATCGTGGATTATCAGCTGGTGAAAAGCGGATGTTGGCAAAGGCAAAGCAAATTTTGGTTTCAGAGTTAGCTTTAGCTGAGCGAACAGATGAAGAAAAAGCAGCAACCTTGCTAGATGAGGTTCTCGCCTCTTAA
- a CDS encoding response regulator transcription factor, giving the protein MTKILVVEDEASFSDALSYVLGKEGFDVTVADTGDGAIAAFDKTGADLVLLDLMLPGLSGTEVCKQLRSRSAVPIIMLTAKDTEVDKVVGLELGADDYVTKPYSKAELVARIRAVLRRQSEPEASPTAVIGAGPVKIDVERHQVSINDQLVALPLKEFELLEFLVRNSGRVLTRTQLIDRVWGSDYFGDTKTLDVHVKRLRAKIESDPANPVYIQTIRGLGYKFEN; this is encoded by the coding sequence GTGACAAAAATTTTGGTTGTGGAAGATGAAGCGTCATTTTCTGACGCACTCTCATATGTTTTAGGTAAAGAGGGCTTTGATGTCACGGTGGCAGATACTGGGGATGGCGCAATTGCAGCCTTTGATAAGACCGGAGCTGATCTTGTGCTGCTTGATTTAATGCTTCCTGGACTTTCAGGAACTGAAGTTTGTAAACAACTTCGTAGTAGATCTGCGGTGCCCATAATTATGTTAACCGCCAAAGATACTGAGGTAGATAAGGTGGTCGGTCTTGAATTAGGTGCAGATGATTATGTCACTAAGCCTTATTCAAAGGCCGAGTTAGTGGCGCGGATAAGAGCGGTGCTGCGCAGACAAAGTGAACCAGAGGCAAGCCCCACTGCTGTAATTGGCGCAGGTCCAGTGAAAATTGATGTTGAGCGTCATCAAGTTTCTATTAATGATCAACTTGTCGCGCTGCCATTAAAAGAGTTTGAGTTGTTAGAGTTTTTGGTAAGAAATAGTGGCCGAGTGCTCACCCGCACGCAGTTAATTGACCGGGTATGGGGCTCAGATTACTTTGGTGATACTAAGACGCTAGATGTGCATGTAAAGCGGCTACGGGCAAAAATTGAATCAGATCCTGCCAACCCAGTTTATATTCAAACAATTCGAGGCTTAGGTTATAAGTTCGAAAACTAA
- a CDS encoding sensor histidine kinase: MIWGFKNRQEVANSNTKPQNDLSTQSFDLLQAIDAESIVVTASDQVIYYSEKVSNLNLIKDERIQNKELSNLVRAVRRSGAPQDATMTLPRGPVGAGTHDLLVRVSTIGDAGLIAILIFDDSEMRRLDFIRRDFVANISHELKTPIGALSILSEAVLEASNDPEAVARFAGRMQAEAKRLSDLVQEIINLSRLQDDDPLKNGKAVELSQVIGEAVEQSRLNAEKRKITLLAETGVDAKTIGDRNQITMAIHNLIENAINYSPDSTRVAITLKVSNGLAEVAVSDQGIGIPEKDLERIFERFYRVDPARSRLTGGTGLGLSIVKHIATNHGGDVSLWSVEGAGSTFTLRFPLMSESASMNQTQVEGK; this comes from the coding sequence GTGATCTGGGGATTTAAAAATAGGCAAGAGGTAGCAAACTCAAACACCAAACCCCAAAATGATCTATCCACTCAAAGTTTTGACTTACTACAAGCAATAGATGCTGAATCAATTGTGGTGACAGCAAGTGATCAGGTTATTTACTACTCAGAGAAGGTAAGTAATTTAAATTTAATAAAAGATGAAAGAATTCAAAATAAAGAGTTAAGTAATTTAGTCAGGGCGGTTCGCAGATCTGGCGCCCCACAAGATGCCACCATGACACTACCTAGAGGTCCAGTTGGTGCTGGCACCCATGATTTGTTGGTGCGGGTTTCAACTATTGGCGACGCTGGGTTAATCGCCATATTAATTTTTGATGATAGTGAGATGCGCCGGCTTGATTTTATTAGGCGAGATTTTGTTGCCAATATTTCACATGAACTTAAAACACCAATTGGTGCACTTTCGATATTAAGTGAGGCGGTATTAGAGGCTTCAAATGATCCAGAGGCGGTAGCAAGATTTGCCGGTCGAATGCAGGCGGAGGCGAAGCGATTATCTGATCTGGTGCAGGAAATCATAAACTTGTCTCGATTACAAGATGATGATCCATTGAAAAATGGTAAAGCTGTTGAGTTATCACAGGTCATTGGCGAAGCGGTTGAACAATCTAGATTAAATGCAGAAAAAAGAAAAATCACCTTACTTGCTGAGACAGGTGTGGATGCCAAGACTATTGGTGATCGTAATCAAATCACCATGGCAATTCATAATCTAATTGAAAATGCGATCAATTACAGCCCAGATAGCACCAGAGTTGCAATCACATTAAAGGTTTCAAATGGATTGGCTGAGGTGGCGGTTTCAGATCAAGGAATTGGTATTCCTGAAAAAGATTTAGAGCGAATCTTTGAACGTTTTTATCGAGTTGATCCAGCGCGTTCGCGCCTAACTGGTGGTACTGGATTGGGACTTTCAATTGTGAAACATATCGCCACAAATCATGGTGGTGATGTCTCACTTTGGTCTGTTGAGGGTGCAGGCAGCACCTTCACCCTACGTTTTCCCTTGATGAGTGAATCAGCATCAATGAATCAAACTCAGGTTGAGGGGAAATAA